In a genomic window of Callithrix jacchus isolate 240 chromosome 22, calJac240_pri, whole genome shotgun sequence:
- the MED25 gene encoding mediator of RNA polymerase II transcription subunit 25 isoform X17, whose product MVVLLLRRTSGVTFMGGGGESCSLIAEGLSTALQLFDDFKKMREQIGQTHRVCLLICNSPPYLLPAVESTTYSGCTTENLVQQIGERGIHFSIVSPRKLPALRLLFEKAAPPALLEPLQPPTDVSQDPRHMVLVRGLVLPVGGGSAPGPLQPKQPVPLPPAAPSGATLSAAPQQPLPPVPPQYQVPGNLSAAQVAAQNAVEAAKNQKAGLGPRFSPITPLQQTAPGVGPPFSQAPAPPLPPGPPGAPKPPPASQPSLVSTVAPGSGLAPTAQPGAPSMAGTVAPGGVSGPSPAQLGAPALGGQQSVSNKLLAWSGVLEWQEKPKPASVDANTKLTRSLPCQVYVNHGENLKTEQWPQKLIMQLIPQQLLTTLGPLFRNSRMVQFHFTNKDLESLKGLYRIMGNGFAGCVHFPHTAPCEVRVLMLLYSSKKKIFMGLIPYDQSGFVNGIRQVITNHKQVQQQKLEQQQRGMGGQQAPPGLGPILEDQARPSQNLQLQLRPPQPQPQGTVGASGTTGQPQPQSTAQPPPGAPQGPPGAASGPPPPGPILRPQNPGANPQLRSLLLNPPPPQTGVPPPQASLHHLQPPGAPALLPPPHQGLGQPQLGPPLLHPPPAQSWPAQLPPRAPLPGQILMSGGSRGPVPQPGLQPSVMEDDILMDLI is encoded by the exons GTTCATGGGCGGGGGTGGCGAGAGCTGCAGCCTCATCGCGGAAGGACTCAGCACAGCCTTGCAGCTGTTCGATGACTTCAAGAAGATGCGCGAGCAGAT TGGCCAGACACACAGGGTCTGCCTCCTGATCTGCAACTCGCCCCCGTACCTGTTGCCTGCTGTCGAGAGCACCACGTACTCTGGATGCACAACTGAGAATCTCGTGCAGCAGATTGGGGAG CGGGGGATCCACTTCTCCATCGTGTCTCCCCGGAAGCTGCCGGCCCTTCGGCTTCTGTTTGAGAAGGCAGCTCCCCCGGCCTTGCTGGAGCCACTGCAGCCTCCGACAGATGTGAGCCAGGACCCGAGGCACATGGTGCTGGTTCGGGGCCTCGTGCTGCCTG TTGGGGGTGGCTCGGCCCCAGGCCCCCTCCAGCCAAAGCAGCCAGTCCCCCTGCCTCCTGCCGCACCCTCGGGTGCCACTCTCTCAGCAGCCCCCCAGCAGCCTCTTCCCCCTGTACCCCCGCAGTACCAG GTTCCTGGGAACCTGAGTGCAGCTCAGGTGGCCGCCCAGAATGCAGTGGAGGCTGCCAAGAACCAGAAGGCTGGGCTGGGCCCTCGCT TCTCGCCCATCACCCCTCTCCAACAAACCGCTCCTGGAGTGGGTCCCCCCTTCAGCCAGGCCCCAGCTCCCCCACTACCCCCAGGACCCCCTGGCGCCCCCAAGCCGCCACCTGCTTcccagcccagcctggtctccaccGTGGCCCCTGGCTCGGGCCTGGCTCCCACAGCACAACCCGGGGCACCATCCATG GCAGGCACCGTGGCCCCAGGAGGGGTGAGTGGCCCTTCCCCAGCCCAGCTGGGAGCCCCAGCCCTCGGTGGGCAGCAGTCAGTCTCCAATAAGCTTCTGGCCTGGAGTGGGGTCCTCGAGTGGCAGGAG AAACCCAAACCTGCCTCTGTGGATGCCAACACCAAGCTGACACGGTCACTGCCCTGCCAGGTCTACGTGAATCATGGCGAGAACCT GAAGACCGAGCAGTGGCCCCAGAAGCTGATCATGCAACTCATCCCCCAGCAGCTGCTG ACCACCCTGGGCCCTTTGTTCCGGAACTCAAGGATGGTCCAGTTCCATTTCACCAACAAGGACCTGGAGTCTCTCAAAGGCCTCTACCGCATCATGGGCAACGGCTTT GCGGGCTGCGTGCACTTCCCCCACACGGCGCCCTGTGAGGTGCGCGTGCTCATGCTCCTGTACTCGTCCAAGAAGAAGATCTTCATGGGCCTCATCCCCTACGACCAGAGCGGCTTTGTCAATGGCATCCGGCAGGTCATCACCAACCACAAGCAGGTCCAGCAGCAGAAGCTGGAGCAGCAGCAGCGAGGA ATGGGGGGACAGCAGGCACCCCCTGGGCTGGGGCCCATTCTGGAGGACCAAGCAAGGCCCTCACAGAATCTG cagctccagctccGCCCACCACAGCCCCAGCCTCAGGGTACCGTAGGGGCCTCTGGGACCACagggcagccccagccccagagtACTGCCCAGCCCCCGCCAGGTGCCCCCCAAGGCCCTCCTGGAGCAGCTTCTGGCCCACCCCCTCCTGGACCCATCCTTCGGCCCCAGAACCCTGGGGCCAATCCCCAGCTTCGGAGCCTTCTCCTCAACCCACCACCG CCCCAGACTGGggtgcccccaccccaggcctcccTCCATCACCTCCAGCCACCAGGGGCTCCTGCGCTGCTGCCCCcaccacaccagggcctggggcagCCCCAGCTGGGGCCCCCACTCCTGCATCCACCACCTGCCCAGTCCTGGCCCGCACAGCTTCCCCCGCGGGCTCCACTGCCAG GTCAGATACTGATGAGCGGGGGTTCCCGGGGCCCGGTCCCCCAGCCGGGCCTGCAGCCCAGCGTCATGGAGGACGACATCCTCATGGATCTCATCTGA
- the MED25 gene encoding mediator of RNA polymerase II transcription subunit 25 isoform X21 encodes MVVLLLRRTSGVTFMGGGGESCSLIAEGLSTALQLFDDFKKMREQIGQTHRVCLLICNSPPYLLPAVESTTYSGCTTENLVQQIGERGIHFSIVSPRKLPALRLLFEKAAPPALLEPLQPPTDVSQDPRHMVLVRGLVLPVGGGSAPGPLQPKQPVPLPPAAPSGATLSAAPQQPLPPVPPQYQVPGNLSAAQVAAQNAVEAAKNQKAGLGPRFSPITPLQQTAPGVGPPFSQAPAPPLPPGPPGAPKPPPASQPSLVSTVAPGSGLAPTAQPGAPSMAGTVAPGGVSGPSPAQLGAPALGGQQSVSNKLLAWSGVLEWQEKPKPASVDANTKLTRSLPCQVYVNHGENLKTEQWPQKLIMQLIPQQLLTTLGPLFRNSRMVQFHFTNKDLESLKGLYRIMGNGFAGCVHFPHTAPCEVRVLMLLYSSKKKIFMGLIPYDQSGFVNGIRQVITNHKQVQQQKLEQQQRGLQLRPPQPQPQGTVGASGTTGQPQPQSTAQPPPGAPQGPPGAASGPPPPGPILRPQNPGANPQLRSLLLNPPPPQTGVPPPQASLHHLQPPGAPALLPPPHQGLGQPQLGPPLLHPPPAQSWPAQLPPRAPLPGQILMSGGSRGPVPQPGLQPSVMEDDILMDLI; translated from the exons GTTCATGGGCGGGGGTGGCGAGAGCTGCAGCCTCATCGCGGAAGGACTCAGCACAGCCTTGCAGCTGTTCGATGACTTCAAGAAGATGCGCGAGCAGAT TGGCCAGACACACAGGGTCTGCCTCCTGATCTGCAACTCGCCCCCGTACCTGTTGCCTGCTGTCGAGAGCACCACGTACTCTGGATGCACAACTGAGAATCTCGTGCAGCAGATTGGGGAG CGGGGGATCCACTTCTCCATCGTGTCTCCCCGGAAGCTGCCGGCCCTTCGGCTTCTGTTTGAGAAGGCAGCTCCCCCGGCCTTGCTGGAGCCACTGCAGCCTCCGACAGATGTGAGCCAGGACCCGAGGCACATGGTGCTGGTTCGGGGCCTCGTGCTGCCTG TTGGGGGTGGCTCGGCCCCAGGCCCCCTCCAGCCAAAGCAGCCAGTCCCCCTGCCTCCTGCCGCACCCTCGGGTGCCACTCTCTCAGCAGCCCCCCAGCAGCCTCTTCCCCCTGTACCCCCGCAGTACCAG GTTCCTGGGAACCTGAGTGCAGCTCAGGTGGCCGCCCAGAATGCAGTGGAGGCTGCCAAGAACCAGAAGGCTGGGCTGGGCCCTCGCT TCTCGCCCATCACCCCTCTCCAACAAACCGCTCCTGGAGTGGGTCCCCCCTTCAGCCAGGCCCCAGCTCCCCCACTACCCCCAGGACCCCCTGGCGCCCCCAAGCCGCCACCTGCTTcccagcccagcctggtctccaccGTGGCCCCTGGCTCGGGCCTGGCTCCCACAGCACAACCCGGGGCACCATCCATG GCAGGCACCGTGGCCCCAGGAGGGGTGAGTGGCCCTTCCCCAGCCCAGCTGGGAGCCCCAGCCCTCGGTGGGCAGCAGTCAGTCTCCAATAAGCTTCTGGCCTGGAGTGGGGTCCTCGAGTGGCAGGAG AAACCCAAACCTGCCTCTGTGGATGCCAACACCAAGCTGACACGGTCACTGCCCTGCCAGGTCTACGTGAATCATGGCGAGAACCT GAAGACCGAGCAGTGGCCCCAGAAGCTGATCATGCAACTCATCCCCCAGCAGCTGCTG ACCACCCTGGGCCCTTTGTTCCGGAACTCAAGGATGGTCCAGTTCCATTTCACCAACAAGGACCTGGAGTCTCTCAAAGGCCTCTACCGCATCATGGGCAACGGCTTT GCGGGCTGCGTGCACTTCCCCCACACGGCGCCCTGTGAGGTGCGCGTGCTCATGCTCCTGTACTCGTCCAAGAAGAAGATCTTCATGGGCCTCATCCCCTACGACCAGAGCGGCTTTGTCAATGGCATCCGGCAGGTCATCACCAACCACAAGCAGGTCCAGCAGCAGAAGCTGGAGCAGCAGCAGCGAGGA ctccagctccGCCCACCACAGCCCCAGCCTCAGGGTACCGTAGGGGCCTCTGGGACCACagggcagccccagccccagagtACTGCCCAGCCCCCGCCAGGTGCCCCCCAAGGCCCTCCTGGAGCAGCTTCTGGCCCACCCCCTCCTGGACCCATCCTTCGGCCCCAGAACCCTGGGGCCAATCCCCAGCTTCGGAGCCTTCTCCTCAACCCACCACCG CCCCAGACTGGggtgcccccaccccaggcctcccTCCATCACCTCCAGCCACCAGGGGCTCCTGCGCTGCTGCCCCcaccacaccagggcctggggcagCCCCAGCTGGGGCCCCCACTCCTGCATCCACCACCTGCCCAGTCCTGGCCCGCACAGCTTCCCCCGCGGGCTCCACTGCCAG GTCAGATACTGATGAGCGGGGGTTCCCGGGGCCCGGTCCCCCAGCCGGGCCTGCAGCCCAGCGTCATGGAGGACGACATCCTCATGGATCTCATCTGA
- the MED25 gene encoding mediator of RNA polymerase II transcription subunit 25 isoform X10 translates to MVVLLLRRTSGVTFMGGGGESCSLIAEGLSTALQLFDDFKKMREQIGQTHRVCLLICNSPPYLLPAVESTTYSGCTTENLVQQIGERGIHFSIVSPRKLPALRLLFEKAAPPALLEPLQPPTDVSQDPRHMVLVRGLVLPVGGGSAPGPLQPKQPVPLPPAAPSGATLSAAPQQPLPPVPPQYQVPGNLSAAQVAAQNAVEAAKNQKAGLGPRFSPITPLQQTAPGVGPPFSQAPAPPLPPGPPGAPKPPPASQPSLVSTVAPGSGLAPTAQPGAPSMAGTVAPGGVSGPSPAQLGAPALGGQQSVSNKLLAWSGVLEWQEKPKPASVDANTKLTRSLPCQVYVNHGENLKTEQWPQKLIMQLIPQQLLTTLGPLFRNSRMVQFHFTNKDLESLKGLYRIMGNGFAGCVHFPHTAPCEVRVLMLLYSSKKKIFMGLIPYDQSGFVNGIRQVITNHKQVQQQKLEQQQRGMGGQQAPPGLGPILEDQARPSQNLLQLRPPQPQPQGTVGASGTTGQPQPQSTAQPPPGAPQGPPGAASGPPPPGPILRPQNPGANPQLRSLLLNPPPPQTGVPPPQASLHHLQPPGAPALLPPPHQGLGQPQLGPPLLHPPPAQSWPAQLPPRAPLPAAKRKREGEGRVFREKWERAYFFVEVKSMPMCLICKQNVTVLKEYNLKRHYESKHSKSYDQYTEQTRDAILNELKKGLKCQ, encoded by the exons GTTCATGGGCGGGGGTGGCGAGAGCTGCAGCCTCATCGCGGAAGGACTCAGCACAGCCTTGCAGCTGTTCGATGACTTCAAGAAGATGCGCGAGCAGAT TGGCCAGACACACAGGGTCTGCCTCCTGATCTGCAACTCGCCCCCGTACCTGTTGCCTGCTGTCGAGAGCACCACGTACTCTGGATGCACAACTGAGAATCTCGTGCAGCAGATTGGGGAG CGGGGGATCCACTTCTCCATCGTGTCTCCCCGGAAGCTGCCGGCCCTTCGGCTTCTGTTTGAGAAGGCAGCTCCCCCGGCCTTGCTGGAGCCACTGCAGCCTCCGACAGATGTGAGCCAGGACCCGAGGCACATGGTGCTGGTTCGGGGCCTCGTGCTGCCTG TTGGGGGTGGCTCGGCCCCAGGCCCCCTCCAGCCAAAGCAGCCAGTCCCCCTGCCTCCTGCCGCACCCTCGGGTGCCACTCTCTCAGCAGCCCCCCAGCAGCCTCTTCCCCCTGTACCCCCGCAGTACCAG GTTCCTGGGAACCTGAGTGCAGCTCAGGTGGCCGCCCAGAATGCAGTGGAGGCTGCCAAGAACCAGAAGGCTGGGCTGGGCCCTCGCT TCTCGCCCATCACCCCTCTCCAACAAACCGCTCCTGGAGTGGGTCCCCCCTTCAGCCAGGCCCCAGCTCCCCCACTACCCCCAGGACCCCCTGGCGCCCCCAAGCCGCCACCTGCTTcccagcccagcctggtctccaccGTGGCCCCTGGCTCGGGCCTGGCTCCCACAGCACAACCCGGGGCACCATCCATG GCAGGCACCGTGGCCCCAGGAGGGGTGAGTGGCCCTTCCCCAGCCCAGCTGGGAGCCCCAGCCCTCGGTGGGCAGCAGTCAGTCTCCAATAAGCTTCTGGCCTGGAGTGGGGTCCTCGAGTGGCAGGAG AAACCCAAACCTGCCTCTGTGGATGCCAACACCAAGCTGACACGGTCACTGCCCTGCCAGGTCTACGTGAATCATGGCGAGAACCT GAAGACCGAGCAGTGGCCCCAGAAGCTGATCATGCAACTCATCCCCCAGCAGCTGCTG ACCACCCTGGGCCCTTTGTTCCGGAACTCAAGGATGGTCCAGTTCCATTTCACCAACAAGGACCTGGAGTCTCTCAAAGGCCTCTACCGCATCATGGGCAACGGCTTT GCGGGCTGCGTGCACTTCCCCCACACGGCGCCCTGTGAGGTGCGCGTGCTCATGCTCCTGTACTCGTCCAAGAAGAAGATCTTCATGGGCCTCATCCCCTACGACCAGAGCGGCTTTGTCAATGGCATCCGGCAGGTCATCACCAACCACAAGCAGGTCCAGCAGCAGAAGCTGGAGCAGCAGCAGCGAGGA ATGGGGGGACAGCAGGCACCCCCTGGGCTGGGGCCCATTCTGGAGGACCAAGCAAGGCCCTCACAGAATCTG ctccagctccGCCCACCACAGCCCCAGCCTCAGGGTACCGTAGGGGCCTCTGGGACCACagggcagccccagccccagagtACTGCCCAGCCCCCGCCAGGTGCCCCCCAAGGCCCTCCTGGAGCAGCTTCTGGCCCACCCCCTCCTGGACCCATCCTTCGGCCCCAGAACCCTGGGGCCAATCCCCAGCTTCGGAGCCTTCTCCTCAACCCACCACCG CCCCAGACTGGggtgcccccaccccaggcctcccTCCATCACCTCCAGCCACCAGGGGCTCCTGCGCTGCTGCCCCcaccacaccagggcctggggcagCCCCAGCTGGGGCCCCCACTCCTGCATCCACCACCTGCCCAGTCCTGGCCCGCACAGCTTCCCCCGCGGGCTCCACTGCCAG CGGCAAAacgaaagagagaaggagagggccGCGTGTTCCGAGAAAAATGGGAGCGAGCCTATTTCTTTGTGGAAGTGAAGAGCATGCCTATGTGTTTAATATGCAAACAAAACGTGACTGTGTTGAAAGAATACAACCTGAAGCGCCACTATGAATCAAAGCATAGTAAGAGCTACGACCAGTACACAGAACAGACTCGGGACGCCATCCTCAACGAgctgaaaaagggactcaagtgTCAGTAG
- the MED25 gene encoding mediator of RNA polymerase II transcription subunit 25 isoform X13, whose amino-acid sequence MVVLLLRRTSGVTFMGGGGESCSLIAEGLSTALQLFDDFKKMREQIGQTHRVCLLICNSPPYLLPAVESTTYSGCTTENLVQQIGERGIHFSIVSPRKLPALRLLFEKAAPPALLEPLQPPTDVSQDPRHMVLVRGLVLPVGGGSAPGPLQPKQPVPLPPAAPSGATLSAAPQQPLPPVPPQYQVPGNLSAAQVAAQNAVEAAKNQKAGLGPRFSPITPLQQTAPGVGPPFSQAPAPPLPPGPPGAPKPPPASQPSLVSTVAPGSGLAPTAQPGAPSMAGTVAPGGVSGPSPAQLGAPALGGQQSVSNKLLAWSGVLEWQEKPKPASVDANTKLTRSLPCQVYVNHGENLKTEQWPQKLIMQLIPQQLLTTLGPLFRNSRMVQFHFTNKDLESLKGLYRIMGNGFAGCVHFPHTAPCEVRVLMLLYSSKKKIFMGLIPYDQSGFVNGIRQVITNHKQVQQQKLEQQQRGQLQLRPPQPQPQGTVGASGTTGQPQPQSTAQPPPGAPQGPPGAASGPPPPGPILRPQNPGANPQLRSLLLNPPPPQTGVPPPQASLHHLQPPGAPALLPPPHQGLGQPQLGPPLLHPPPAQSWPAQLPPRAPLPAAKRKREGEGRVFREKWERAYFFVEVKSMPMCLICKQNVTVLKEYNLKRHYESKHSKSYDQYTEQTRDAILNELKKGLKCQ is encoded by the exons GTTCATGGGCGGGGGTGGCGAGAGCTGCAGCCTCATCGCGGAAGGACTCAGCACAGCCTTGCAGCTGTTCGATGACTTCAAGAAGATGCGCGAGCAGAT TGGCCAGACACACAGGGTCTGCCTCCTGATCTGCAACTCGCCCCCGTACCTGTTGCCTGCTGTCGAGAGCACCACGTACTCTGGATGCACAACTGAGAATCTCGTGCAGCAGATTGGGGAG CGGGGGATCCACTTCTCCATCGTGTCTCCCCGGAAGCTGCCGGCCCTTCGGCTTCTGTTTGAGAAGGCAGCTCCCCCGGCCTTGCTGGAGCCACTGCAGCCTCCGACAGATGTGAGCCAGGACCCGAGGCACATGGTGCTGGTTCGGGGCCTCGTGCTGCCTG TTGGGGGTGGCTCGGCCCCAGGCCCCCTCCAGCCAAAGCAGCCAGTCCCCCTGCCTCCTGCCGCACCCTCGGGTGCCACTCTCTCAGCAGCCCCCCAGCAGCCTCTTCCCCCTGTACCCCCGCAGTACCAG GTTCCTGGGAACCTGAGTGCAGCTCAGGTGGCCGCCCAGAATGCAGTGGAGGCTGCCAAGAACCAGAAGGCTGGGCTGGGCCCTCGCT TCTCGCCCATCACCCCTCTCCAACAAACCGCTCCTGGAGTGGGTCCCCCCTTCAGCCAGGCCCCAGCTCCCCCACTACCCCCAGGACCCCCTGGCGCCCCCAAGCCGCCACCTGCTTcccagcccagcctggtctccaccGTGGCCCCTGGCTCGGGCCTGGCTCCCACAGCACAACCCGGGGCACCATCCATG GCAGGCACCGTGGCCCCAGGAGGGGTGAGTGGCCCTTCCCCAGCCCAGCTGGGAGCCCCAGCCCTCGGTGGGCAGCAGTCAGTCTCCAATAAGCTTCTGGCCTGGAGTGGGGTCCTCGAGTGGCAGGAG AAACCCAAACCTGCCTCTGTGGATGCCAACACCAAGCTGACACGGTCACTGCCCTGCCAGGTCTACGTGAATCATGGCGAGAACCT GAAGACCGAGCAGTGGCCCCAGAAGCTGATCATGCAACTCATCCCCCAGCAGCTGCTG ACCACCCTGGGCCCTTTGTTCCGGAACTCAAGGATGGTCCAGTTCCATTTCACCAACAAGGACCTGGAGTCTCTCAAAGGCCTCTACCGCATCATGGGCAACGGCTTT GCGGGCTGCGTGCACTTCCCCCACACGGCGCCCTGTGAGGTGCGCGTGCTCATGCTCCTGTACTCGTCCAAGAAGAAGATCTTCATGGGCCTCATCCCCTACGACCAGAGCGGCTTTGTCAATGGCATCCGGCAGGTCATCACCAACCACAAGCAGGTCCAGCAGCAGAAGCTGGAGCAGCAGCAGCGAGGA cagctccagctccGCCCACCACAGCCCCAGCCTCAGGGTACCGTAGGGGCCTCTGGGACCACagggcagccccagccccagagtACTGCCCAGCCCCCGCCAGGTGCCCCCCAAGGCCCTCCTGGAGCAGCTTCTGGCCCACCCCCTCCTGGACCCATCCTTCGGCCCCAGAACCCTGGGGCCAATCCCCAGCTTCGGAGCCTTCTCCTCAACCCACCACCG CCCCAGACTGGggtgcccccaccccaggcctcccTCCATCACCTCCAGCCACCAGGGGCTCCTGCGCTGCTGCCCCcaccacaccagggcctggggcagCCCCAGCTGGGGCCCCCACTCCTGCATCCACCACCTGCCCAGTCCTGGCCCGCACAGCTTCCCCCGCGGGCTCCACTGCCAG CGGCAAAacgaaagagagaaggagagggccGCGTGTTCCGAGAAAAATGGGAGCGAGCCTATTTCTTTGTGGAAGTGAAGAGCATGCCTATGTGTTTAATATGCAAACAAAACGTGACTGTGTTGAAAGAATACAACCTGAAGCGCCACTATGAATCAAAGCATAGTAAGAGCTACGACCAGTACACAGAACAGACTCGGGACGCCATCCTCAACGAgctgaaaaagggactcaagtgTCAGTAG
- the MED25 gene encoding mediator of RNA polymerase II transcription subunit 25 isoform X18: MVVLLLRRTSGVTFMGGGGESCSLIAEGLSTALQLFDDFKKMREQIGQTHRVCLLICNSPPYLLPAVESTTYSGCTTENLVQQIGERGIHFSIVSPRKLPALRLLFEKAAPPALLEPLQPPTDVSQDPRHMVLVRGLVLPVGGGSAPGPLQPKQPVPLPPAAPSGATLSAAPQQPLPPVPPQYQVPGNLSAAQVAAQNAVEAAKNQKAGLGPRFSPITPLQQTAPGVGPPFSQAPAPPLPPGPPGAPKPPPASQPSLVSTVAPGSGLAPTAQPGAPSMAGTVAPGGVSGPSPAQLGAPALGGQQSVSNKLLAWSGVLEWQEKPKPASVDANTKLTRSLPCQVYVNHGENLKTEQWPQKLIMQLIPQQLLTTLGPLFRNSRMVQFHFTNKDLESLKGLYRIMGNGFAGCVHFPHTAPCEVRVLMLLYSSKKKIFMGLIPYDQSGFVNGIRQVITNHKQVQQQKLEQQQRGMGGQQAPPGLGPILEDQARPSQNLLQLRPPQPQPQGTVGASGTTGQPQPQSTAQPPPGAPQGPPGAASGPPPPGPILRPQNPGANPQLRSLLLNPPPPQTGVPPPQASLHHLQPPGAPALLPPPHQGLGQPQLGPPLLHPPPAQSWPAQLPPRAPLPGQILMSGGSRGPVPQPGLQPSVMEDDILMDLI; encoded by the exons GTTCATGGGCGGGGGTGGCGAGAGCTGCAGCCTCATCGCGGAAGGACTCAGCACAGCCTTGCAGCTGTTCGATGACTTCAAGAAGATGCGCGAGCAGAT TGGCCAGACACACAGGGTCTGCCTCCTGATCTGCAACTCGCCCCCGTACCTGTTGCCTGCTGTCGAGAGCACCACGTACTCTGGATGCACAACTGAGAATCTCGTGCAGCAGATTGGGGAG CGGGGGATCCACTTCTCCATCGTGTCTCCCCGGAAGCTGCCGGCCCTTCGGCTTCTGTTTGAGAAGGCAGCTCCCCCGGCCTTGCTGGAGCCACTGCAGCCTCCGACAGATGTGAGCCAGGACCCGAGGCACATGGTGCTGGTTCGGGGCCTCGTGCTGCCTG TTGGGGGTGGCTCGGCCCCAGGCCCCCTCCAGCCAAAGCAGCCAGTCCCCCTGCCTCCTGCCGCACCCTCGGGTGCCACTCTCTCAGCAGCCCCCCAGCAGCCTCTTCCCCCTGTACCCCCGCAGTACCAG GTTCCTGGGAACCTGAGTGCAGCTCAGGTGGCCGCCCAGAATGCAGTGGAGGCTGCCAAGAACCAGAAGGCTGGGCTGGGCCCTCGCT TCTCGCCCATCACCCCTCTCCAACAAACCGCTCCTGGAGTGGGTCCCCCCTTCAGCCAGGCCCCAGCTCCCCCACTACCCCCAGGACCCCCTGGCGCCCCCAAGCCGCCACCTGCTTcccagcccagcctggtctccaccGTGGCCCCTGGCTCGGGCCTGGCTCCCACAGCACAACCCGGGGCACCATCCATG GCAGGCACCGTGGCCCCAGGAGGGGTGAGTGGCCCTTCCCCAGCCCAGCTGGGAGCCCCAGCCCTCGGTGGGCAGCAGTCAGTCTCCAATAAGCTTCTGGCCTGGAGTGGGGTCCTCGAGTGGCAGGAG AAACCCAAACCTGCCTCTGTGGATGCCAACACCAAGCTGACACGGTCACTGCCCTGCCAGGTCTACGTGAATCATGGCGAGAACCT GAAGACCGAGCAGTGGCCCCAGAAGCTGATCATGCAACTCATCCCCCAGCAGCTGCTG ACCACCCTGGGCCCTTTGTTCCGGAACTCAAGGATGGTCCAGTTCCATTTCACCAACAAGGACCTGGAGTCTCTCAAAGGCCTCTACCGCATCATGGGCAACGGCTTT GCGGGCTGCGTGCACTTCCCCCACACGGCGCCCTGTGAGGTGCGCGTGCTCATGCTCCTGTACTCGTCCAAGAAGAAGATCTTCATGGGCCTCATCCCCTACGACCAGAGCGGCTTTGTCAATGGCATCCGGCAGGTCATCACCAACCACAAGCAGGTCCAGCAGCAGAAGCTGGAGCAGCAGCAGCGAGGA ATGGGGGGACAGCAGGCACCCCCTGGGCTGGGGCCCATTCTGGAGGACCAAGCAAGGCCCTCACAGAATCTG ctccagctccGCCCACCACAGCCCCAGCCTCAGGGTACCGTAGGGGCCTCTGGGACCACagggcagccccagccccagagtACTGCCCAGCCCCCGCCAGGTGCCCCCCAAGGCCCTCCTGGAGCAGCTTCTGGCCCACCCCCTCCTGGACCCATCCTTCGGCCCCAGAACCCTGGGGCCAATCCCCAGCTTCGGAGCCTTCTCCTCAACCCACCACCG CCCCAGACTGGggtgcccccaccccaggcctcccTCCATCACCTCCAGCCACCAGGGGCTCCTGCGCTGCTGCCCCcaccacaccagggcctggggcagCCCCAGCTGGGGCCCCCACTCCTGCATCCACCACCTGCCCAGTCCTGGCCCGCACAGCTTCCCCCGCGGGCTCCACTGCCAG GTCAGATACTGATGAGCGGGGGTTCCCGGGGCCCGGTCCCCCAGCCGGGCCTGCAGCCCAGCGTCATGGAGGACGACATCCTCATGGATCTCATCTGA